In the Danio rerio strain Tuebingen ecotype United States chromosome 8, GRCz12tu, whole genome shotgun sequence genome, one interval contains:
- the rho gene encoding rhodopsin — MNGTEGPAFYVPMSNATGVVRSPYEYPQYYLVAPWAYGLLAAYMFFLIITGFPVNFLTLYVTIEHKKLRTPLNYILLNLAIADLFMVFGGFTTTMYTSLHGYFVFGRLGCNLEGFFATLGGEMGLWSLVVLAIERWMVVCKPVSNFRFGENHAIMGVAFTWVMACSCAVPPLVGWSRYIPEGMQCSCGVDYYTRTPGVNNESFVIYMFIVHFFIPLIVIFFCYGRLVCTVKEAAAQQQESETTQRAEREVTRMVIIMVIAFLICWLPYAGVAWYIFTHQGSEFGPVFMTLPAFFAKTSAVYNPCIYICMNKQFRHCMITTLCCGKNPFEEEEGASTTASKTEASSVSSSSVSPA; from the coding sequence CGAATACCCACAGTACTACCTGGTGGCGCCCTGGGCATATGGCTTGCTGGCGGCCTACATGTTCTTCCTCATCATCACCGGCTTCCCCGTCAACTTCCTCACGCTGTACGTCACCATCGAGCACAAGAAGCTGCGCACACCCCTCAACTACATCCTGCTGAACCTGGCCATTGCCGACCTCTTCATGGTGTTCGGCGGCTTCACCACCACCATGTACACCTCCTTGCACGGCTACTTCGTGTTCGGCCGCCTGGGCTGCAACCTGGAGGGCTTCTTTGCCACCCTGGGCGGTGAGATGGGGCTATGGTCGCTTGTAGTACTGGCCATTGAGCGCTGGATGGTGGTCTGCAAACCGGTCAGCAACTTCCGTTTCGGGGAGAACCATGCCATCATGGGGGTGGCCTTCACCTGGGTCATGGCCTGCTCCTGTGCCGTGCCGCCACTGGTGGGCTGGTCGCGTTACATCCCCGAGGGCATGCAGTGCTCCTGCGGCGTCGACTACTACACCCGCACTCCCGGTGTCAACAACGAGTCCTTCGTCATCTACATGTTCATCGTGCACTTCTTCATCCCACTGATAGTCATCTTCTTCTGCTATGGCCGGCTGGTGTGCACTGTGAAGGAGGCGGCAGCGCAGCAGCAGGAGTCCGAGACCACACAGCGGGCCGAGCGCGAGGTCACCCGCATGGTCATCATCATGGTCATCGCCTTCCTCATCTGCTGGTTGCCCTACGCCGGCGTGGCCTGGTACATCTTCACCCACCAGGGCAGCGAGTTCGGGCCCGTCTTCATGACCCTGCCCGCCTTCTTCGCCAAGACGTCCGCCGTCTACAACCCCTGCATCTACATCTGCATGAACAAGCAGTTCCGTCACTGCATGATCACCACCCTGTGCTGCGGCAAGAACCCCTTCGAAGAGGAAGAGGGCGCCTCCACCACCGCCTCCAAGACCGAGGCTTCGTCCGTGTCTTCCAGCTCCGTGTCTCCGGCGTAA